The region CCTCTCCCAAGGCTTTTTCTAAACACTGAGGGACCGCAGGCTCTGCCTGACATCCTGCTCACTGCTTTTGTATGTGCTGAGTGCCCGCTGGCACTTCATCTGTCCTGGCAGGTGTTCACCAGCACCGCAACAACTCTGCTTGTATAGCATTGATGCaactcattaaaattaaatcaaaatatcTGCTTCAGGGCTTCTGTACCTTCCAAGCTGCATGACCTTTTTGAGCAGGCTGGGGGCGGCTCGACATGCAGGGTCTGCCCCTTTGCTGAGGCCACGGCACTGCGAGAGCAAAAATGCAATGCAATATGAGCAACCATCTCTAAAGTTGAATGGTTTGCCCCGGGAGCCTGAAGGGCCTTCCAGCTGTCTGGGGTCGGATGTGTGGGCTTTCCCCATCGTCTGAGCCGTGCCGGCAAACCCACACTATGGCTTTGGCTGGTGGTGCCCCCAtctcctgctgcttttattgACATGACATTGATGTGGATGTAGAATACTGTAAACCTGCAGGAAATGTTCTACACTTACTGTGGTGGGACCCCGGTTAGTGTGGGTGTGCAGCAAAGCACTTCCTTGCCCTGGGAGGGCtacaggagctgggcagggagccaGCATTTTGCTAATCTTTACCAGAGGAGGCGGAGATGGGAGGGAGGCCTCGATGCAGGGATCAAAACAATTGCCATGTTTAAGCCATTAGctctttaaaacttttaaatccTAATGCCACAGTTCCTGTGACACAAAATTAAATACCCCACCCGCATCCTCAGGCCATAAGGCTGATGGAGGGCACGCCAGCATGCTGACAGCTGCATGGTGGCTCCCAGGTGTCAGGTTTTTGGGGTAGATAATTTCATCACTGCTTCATCAGGttcctattttcttcctcatatgGATGGTGATGCTGTAGTCCACAGGCCctcacagctgtgctgccagcCCATGGCAGGGTGGCCATgccagctgcccccacccctggaTCTGGCCAGGGACcgggatcacagaatcacagaacggtaggggttggaaagaacctctggaggtcatcttgtccaaccccctgcttgagcaggcacacccagagcagggggcacaggaatgcatccaattaggttttaaatgtctccagggaagggactccacagcctccctgggcagcctcttccactgctctggcacccgcacaggaaagttttttctcatgtatatgtggaacttcccatgttccagcttgtgcccattgccccttggcctgtcatcaggcaccactgaaaagagtccagccccatcctcatgacatccaccctttagatatttataagtattcacaagatctcccctcagacttctcttgtccaggctgaacagacccaggtgtctcagcctttcctcataagggagctgctccagtcccctgatcaccttggtagctctctgctggacttgctcaagcagttccacatcctgCTTAAACTGgtgggcccagaactggacacagtgctccaaatgtggccttactagggcagagtagagggggaggataacctctcttgacctgctggccacaatccttttaatgcagcccaggatattgttggccttcttggccccaagggcacggtgctggctcgtggtcagcttgctgtcccccagcactcccaggtccttgtcaacagagccgctttccagtagctcagcccccagcctgtactggtgcatgggattgttcctccccaggggcaggaccttgcacttgcttttgttgaatttcatgaggttcccctcggcccagctctccagcctgtccaggtctcgctgggtggcagcccagccttctggcgtatcagccatTCCTCCCAGCTCGGTATCACCAGCGACCTTGCTGAGGGATCTGCAGGTCCTGCTGAGACGGGAGCGCTTTGCTCAGCGGCAGAAAGCCGCGCCGTCTGAGCCCTCTGGACACCACGCTGCCTCCTTTCTCGTGTCACGGAACCCCGTGACAAGCCCGGGCTGTTCTGCCCACGCTGCAGTGCCAGGCCACcccacagcagccacagcaccTCCGCGTCGCGGCAGAGGGGACGCGGGGGCACCCCgcgcggggctgcggggggcaGTGGCGGCCTTTCCTGCGGGAAACCGCGCACACAAACCGGTCACGCCTGCCTCCGTGTGCCAGCAAACAGCCCCGGTACAGCGGCACGCGTGCTGGAGGTCACGCGTGTGCAAGAGCCTCACGCGGGCGCCGAGTGCCACGCGTGCGCAAGGCTCGCCCACCCCCCGGTACGCCCGAAGCCCCCGCGGCGCGCAGAACCGCCCACGCCCACCCCCGCCGCGTGTAAGGGCGCCCGCCCCGAGCAGGGCGGTGCCACCGCGGACGCGCACGCGCACGCGCACGCGCACGGGGGCCGAGGGGGTGGCGGTCCGccggccgccagggggcgcggcggcgggggggctaaggcgcggcggggcggtgGCGGAGGCCGGAAGCGGGCGGGAGGGCGGCGCGGCGATGGAGGCGCCCTCGGTGCCGGCAGCCTCGGCGtcgggcgcggcggggcgcggcgggcccATCAAGGGCATCCTGAAGAAGGGCGGCGGCAAGTTATCGGCGGGGGGAGCGGcccccggggcgcggcgggccaGCCCGGCCCGCGACGAGGATGAGCACGGGTGAGGGCCGCGCCCCGGCAGGGTCCTGGCGGAGGCGAGGCGgtgaggaggcggcggcgggcctGGCCTGGCTTCCCCTCGGGCCCAGCGGCACCCAGCCGCCCTGCCTGCCGTGTCGGGAGAGGCCCGGGCGAGGGGCGCCGGGGAGCCGCCGCCGTCCTGGCTCGGACCGGAGCGCGGGGCGGCGGCTGGGAGCGCCGGTGTGGTTCTTTGCTGCCTATGAAGCGTTAGCAGAAGCAGTATTGTCTTGAAATGCTCGCTCTGAAAGGTTTTGTAGTGGGTACGAGGCTAGTTCGCAGTTCGGGAAATAGGCTTCGTCGTGGGAGGTTGATTCTCAGTCTTTTCAAAGGTCCCTTATTTCCCTGTAACCAGAAGCGTGCCCCGAGGAGAGAACCTCTCCTGGGTTGAAACATAAGTAAAACGTGTTCTGGGTTGTGCAAGATTCACCTGTAATGATTTCATGCTTGAGAACGTGCATTGGCCACGTCGTTTGTAGTTTGAATGTCAAGAAAATCTTGCTTTAACTGTAACATGCTGAGTTAGTCCAACTATGCAAGAAGTGGGATTTACCTGGCCAGCAGCTGCCCATGACCAGGAAGGATTCCAGCACTTTTCATGTTAGCACCCAGTTTGCATGGCCCAGTGCTGCTCCGAGACTCCATTGCATTGTGATGGCCAGGATCTGACCCAAACTCTACATTTCTAAAATTGCTTTTGACAGGTTTTTCATTTGGGACCTCAGTCTTGCACGGAGagaaataatgataaaataaaattgatgtgattttttttttttctgtattatggTAACATTCCTGTCCTCTTTGCCTAGTTAAGTCATGAATATAGTCTAAAGTCAGTGAGGTAAGAACAAAGTTTTTGGTTTGCTGCGTTTCCTGTGTTAGCTGCCCCTGCTTTCCAGGGGGACATTACTGCAACTGAAGGAACGAGATGAAGTTTTTGAAGGAGGTGAATATGACTAGAAGTATGCTACACAAatactaccttttttttttttggtctttagTTTTAATATAATATAGCACAAGGTGTTCACTGCCACACCAGACATAAAGTAAAACTGGCTGTTGGTAGcctctgtttcattttctacaGTCTCTTTTGTACCGTCTTGATGAATGATCATAAATTAGAGTACAAACTGATGAGCTGAGTATATAGCATATTGGTTATAGTACACAGCAGTCTCTTGCAAAGCAGGTAAGTGGGCAGGAGTCTAGCTTCTATGTCCTGTTTACCAATGTGAGTCAATAAAGCCAGTTAGATTAATTCTGAAATTGCCTTGCAAAGTAAAGGATATTGGCTAAACCTGGCAGGCTGCATTAGGAGATTTTCTGGGGAGATTAGTATATGGCATTTAAAGCTGATTTGTGTGCAGGTATTAATTTTGGTTGCCAACAGTTTAAATCAGTGTTATTTCTGACTTCAGAAGAACAATTTTGTACTTAAAAGAATGATAAGCCATACagctgtgacttttttctttggagatcaaaaattagttttaaggtatctgttttctttgtgcaCCTCTGtcagcagcctctctgcttATTTCTAATATTGAAATTCAGATCtgaatacctttaaaaatagctgcagGTGAAAGAGCTCATTGTGTCAGCTGTCATCTTTCAAAGCACTGTGTTCAGTAGAGCTCTCATGTATTTGCATCATTATTGACCTTGCACTGCTGTTAGTGATGATAAAATTCTTTGTAATACTTCCCTACTGAAAATAAGATGCAAGGGGGAAGCTCATGAAATTGGGGCACCACTGGAACTGCGTCCTAAGAGCTGAGATCATGGTTTATACCATATTAcatatacattatatatattaGGTAGATACGTTCTTGGCATTCCTGGTCTACAGTATTTTTTGTCTTAAGGCTCCTGTAAGAGCCTGCAAACTATTTGATCTGGCATTTTACAAAGTAGATATGTAAGCGTGTGTGTGTAAAAACAGCTGTGTTGGAGCAGGTGAGAGAAGCGTCTGCTATGCTAGGAGCAAGTGAGGTGTGAGAGGTGTTCCTCTGTGTAACGTTGCTGTAAAAACTTCTCACTTGTCAAGGTGTTGTCGCAAAATTAAATGATGTATGTAAAGATGGGAGAGAATACAAATGAGCACTTCTGAGATTTTTCAAATCTGATTTTCCTAAGGAAGATTAGATTTCATGTTTCTGTGTCTGAAGGGGTGTCAGGACCATCACAGGAAAATGCTTCCTGTGATGGTCCTAAGCTCTGCCATTAACGTTATGCTGCTCAGGCATGCCTAAGCATGCTAAACCAGAGACAATCAAGGGAGGTGCGTGTTTTTAGAGCACTTAGTCACCTTCCTGTGATGGCTTTTTACATGGAGGGGTAAAATGACAGGTTTGTCTGTTTGCCACTAAcgataatttttttcctagctgaattttaaattctgctttggGAGGTGTTCCGCAGCCGAGGCTTTTAACGTTGGTATCTAAGTTTAAAGAAATTAGTGTGAAAAACTAAACCACTAAAATCTTCCTCAGTCTTGTATTGATAAGCTACTGAATTGCCAGCTGTGGGCTGCCCAATTTCAAGAGCAGTGTATGCCAGAGACTCTCCTAACGTTGCCAGTATTATTATTAGATGTTGAGTTGTGAGCCCAGGCAACAAACCTTGATGTGCTCTGGGCAAGTGCGGTGAACACGAAACACGTGATGCATTTGTGAAAGCAAAGCATCTGTCATACTTCCTCGTCAACTAAGCTCTGTCTCTTTACAGGGGCTGCATACCATTGTTTGACTGCTATGGCTGGTAAAAATTCTCACACGCTCACTATGTAACCGTATAGTCATCTTACGTTAGTCATAGATGCACTTTAAGCAGGTGTTTAGCTGATATTTAACTGGTGATTTTTCAACTCCCAAATAGACAGGTTTGAATAACTGGCATTCCTAGACCAGAGCCCTTGCTTTGTCATCTTGAAGCTCATGACTCTCCACCCTGCCAGAGCAGGCAATCTGACTCACGTGTTGTCCTCTTAGGTTGCAACTCTTGTGTTGCAATTCGAACAAAATGATTAAATGGATCCTGAACCTCAAACATGAGAGCTTGGCATTGGTTACTGTATGCTAAGGGATTAAGCTCACTTAATTTGTATTCATTTCTGGAGTGTAAGTCTGTGGCATGTAGGATTCAGCATTAACTGTTGCATCTACTTTTTCATCGCTTTAGTTTTTGTCCGTTGTATTATGCAGTGCTCTCCAtaatgtaaaatttaatttgtgcTTGGAGTTTTGCTTTACCAGTGTTGTTTTACAGATAGCATTCTGCTCAAGAGCACTTGTATTATTGAGACTGAACGTGTTTTTCAAATCGAGTAATTTGTTACTGTAACAGTCAGTGTTTAAATAAGAGTAGTTAAGATCAAGTCTTCTAGCCAACtgcttccccccttccccaaaccaaacaaaaaccaacaaagccCTGTCATGTTTGCTTCCtcaaataataatttgcaaCACTTCAGAAGTACGTTAATGCATAAGGTAATATTAAATAGTGGAATTACTTTACTATTCTAAAACTAAATTTCTTGGTTTAGCCTGAAAGAAAGACCATGTTGTATGAAAATTGCAATAACCTTTTTGGGGAAAATGTGGAACCTGGTAGGTTCTCTTGATTAAACATTTCGGTGGCTTCTAGATCAGCGGAGGGGTTGCCTTCCTTGTGGCTTGTACATTTTGTCAGAGTAGACTTTTATTTCCGCAAATATACATAAAGTGGTGCATTCTCTGATTAACTGAGGAAATTCTAAATAAGGTAACATCTCTGATGCCTGTCTGTGTAAAACATGAAATCCCTCGACTTAATTACAGCAGCAAATCAGTTCTGGTTTATGATTCCGCTTCAGGATGACAAAAAGCAGTAGCAATAACCAGATGGTTCAGtgctatttattttactgcagGAAGTTATTTGTTGGTTGGTATTGTTTATGCAACAGTTTCACTAATAATCAGAGCAGCTCGCTGAGCAGTGGTGAGGTGGaagttatttggttttgttgaaGTGTTGTGGGTTGTAATAAGAGGAAGAATGATTTTACAGTAACTTGTAACAAGAGCAAAGAGTTAATGGGACAGTGATGGAACAAGACCAGTAGTCTCTTaagaaaatatatgtgtgtatatgaaTAAGAATACATTGATAGATCACTGAGTTTATTTAGCTATTGTGAATTGTTAGGGAAATTAGGTTGCATTGATAATTTGTCCTGACTTAAAGTACGTATAGAACAATATTTAATAGCTATACTTTGAACATGCCTGTGTGTCATGACAATATACTTTGTGCGTAGTATTTAATAGAGGTCAAAAGAAATTCTAACATTCCTTTTCAGTGGCCAATTTTTATAGGAAAACAtgcctttgttttcttatttcagtaaaaaatccCAGAAGTGGGATGAAATGAACATCATAGCTACATACCACCCAGCAGGAAAAGATTATGGCTTGATGAAAATAGATGAGCCAAGTACGCCTTATCACAGGTAGGCTTGCGAAACTGCTGTCCTAAATGATGCCAGGTGACATAATAGTTTTACAGCAAAATTGACTTTGCGGACCTTGCAGTATTTACTGTAGCTGATTGCCTGACAGACTGTGCAGGCCTACTGGATATATGCAACATACTCAGATTTACAAAGCTTGTAATAAATGCTTATAGCTATTGAGGAGAACTGCTGAAAGTCGATTTTTAGAAGGTTTATGTCTAGTAGGCTTTAAGCTTTAAATGGAATAAGTCTGACTtgtcctgggtttttttcagctaacATCTGCATACTAGAATGTAAAGTTGTCATTCATAGCAATATTTAGATTAGATTTGGaaagtttttaaagtattaaaggAGTCTTTTAATGGAGTGTTGTAAGGTTTTTACTGTTTGATCAAGCAAATTTTAATCATCAGATTATTGATAATGGCTaccttctttgtttgctttccaaGCATGGTAGGAGAAGATGATGAGGATGCAGTGAGTGATTCAGAATCAAATGAGCCCTTAAGAGCAGATGTGTTGAGTAAAAAGTAAGTATTGTCATAGAAAACTGACTAAAGGTTAAGataattttctcttccctggAGTAGTTTTTCATTATGGAAATTGCTGGTTTCTCTAGAAGTCAAACTTCTGCTATTGTCAAATTAAGTAGTTCTCGGTGTTTGATAGTGCCACTGGTACTTTAAACCTCTTGCAGGTTGTCAGTACGCATAAATATGGCAAAAAGAATGAACAAAGCAGTTTGTATGACTGTTCTGAAATGTCTTGTAATTTAAATAGTGAAAAACTTGCTGCTTCAGCATTTTGTA is a window of Phalacrocorax aristotelis chromosome 7, bGulAri2.1, whole genome shotgun sequence DNA encoding:
- the PPP1R2 gene encoding protein phosphatase inhibitor 2 isoform X3, which gives rise to MEAPSVPAASASGAAGRGGPIKGILKKGGGKLSAGGAAPGARRASPARDEDEHGKKSQKWDEMNIIATYHPAGKDYGLMKIDEPSTPYHSMVGEDDEDAVSDSESNEPLRADVLSKKLAAAAEGKGPKIIAQQEESSEEEEEDEELTPEEREKKKQFEMKRKMHYNEGRNIKLARQLIAKELHGEEEEDDDEDEEMHDAAGVETMNTEATEHD